From Mucilaginibacter rubeus, a single genomic window includes:
- the rplJ gene encoding 50S ribosomal protein L10 has protein sequence MNKEEKYDLVVALTEQIKEYGNFYITDTSDLTVAKINNIRRKCFENDITMQVTKNSLIKKAMEAAGGDFSPIYDVLKGSSSILFSKSATAPAKLIKQLRKTGEKPILKAAYIDSAVFIGDNQLDTLTKLKSKEQLIGEIVGLLQSPAKNVLSALQSGGTTIAGLVKTLQERG, from the coding sequence ATGAATAAAGAAGAAAAATACGACCTTGTTGTAGCCCTTACTGAGCAAATCAAAGAGTATGGTAATTTTTATATCACTGATACCTCTGATTTAACTGTAGCCAAGATCAACAATATCCGCCGTAAATGTTTCGAAAATGACATTACAATGCAGGTAACTAAAAATAGCTTGATCAAAAAAGCTATGGAAGCTGCTGGCGGTGATTTCAGCCCGATATATGATGTGTTGAAAGGTTCATCATCAATCCTTTTCTCAAAATCAGCAACTGCACCTGCAAAGCTGATCAAACAATTAAGGAAAACAGGTGAAAAACCAATCTTAAAAGCAGCTTATATTGATTCGGCAGTATTTATTGGTGATAACCAACTGGATACTTTAACCAAGCTGAAATCAAAAGAACAATTGATCGGCGAGATTGTTGGCTTACTTCAATCACCTGCCAAAAACGTTCTTTCTGCTCTTCAGTCAGGCGGAACTACAATTGCAGGCCTCGTAAAAACATTACAGGAAAGAGGTTAA
- the rpoB gene encoding DNA-directed RNA polymerase subunit beta, which yields MANNNNQRVNFATSRKVLDYPDFLDVQLQSFQEFFQLETTSDNRYKEGLFKVFAENFPISDSRNIFVLEFLDYFIDPPRYDIQECIERGLTYSVPLKAKLRLSCNDEEHEDFETIVQDVYLGTIPYMTPKGTFVINGAERVIVSQLHRSPGVFFGQSRHTNGTKLYSARVIPFKGSWIEFATDVNNVMYAYIDRKKKFPVTTLLRAIGYDSDKDILELFELADEVKVSKSGLKKYIGRKLAARVLKTWIEDFVDEDTGEVVSIPRNEIILERETLLEDDHIDMIIDSGVKTIILNKEDASTSGDYTIIYNTLQKDTSNSEKEAVEHIYRQLRNAEPPDEETARGIIDRLFFSDKRYDLGDVGRYRINRKLKLTTSEDTKVLTKQDIIAIVKYLIKLINSKAEVDDIDHLSNRRVRTVGEQLYAQFGVGLARMARTIRERMNIRDNEVFTPTDLINARTLSSVINSFFGTNQLSQFMDQTNPLAEITHKRRLSALGPGGLSRERAGFEVRDVHYTHYGRLCTIETPEGPNIGLISSLCVHAKINNLGFIETPYKRVVEGKVMVDEPVIYLSAEDEDGKTIGQANAVYDDKGEFELPRVKARFEGDFPVIEPERLDLMDIAPNQITSIAASLIPFLEHDDANRALMGSNMQRQAVPLLRPEAPIVGTGLEGRVAKDSRTLINAEGDGVVEYVDANEIRIKYDRNELDRLISFEGDSKSYRLTKFKKTNQSTTMNLKPIVKKGQRVEKGEVLCEGYATQNGELALGRNLKVAFMPWQGYNFEDAIVISERVVSQDIFTSIHVEEFELEVRDTKRGEEELTPDIPNVSEEATKDLDEDGIIRVGAEVKEGDILIGKITPKGESDPSPEEKLLRAIFGDKAGDVKDASLKTPPSIAGVVIDTKLFSRAKKTSKAEEKAQLEKLDTRHEKAVKDLKNTLIDKLFEIVNGKTSQGVYNVYKELQVPKGVKFTQKILVELNYDNINPTKWTTDDDKNDQIKILLHNFNIKYNEELGAYRRDKFAISVGDELPSGIVQMAKVYIAKKRKLKVGDKMAGRHGNKGIVARIVRDEDMPFLEDGTPVDIVLNPLGVPSRMNLGQIYETVLGWAGKELGVKFATPIFDGASHEEVEEWIKKANLPESGRTYLYNGLTGDRFDQQTTVGIIYMLKLGHMVDDKMHARSIGPYSLITQQPLGGKAQFGGQRFGEMEVWALEAFGASNILQEILTVKSDDVIGRAKTYEAIVKGENLPTPSVPESFNVLVHELRGLGLDITLE from the coding sequence TTGGCAAACAATAATAATCAAAGAGTAAACTTTGCAACCAGCAGAAAGGTACTTGATTACCCTGATTTTCTGGATGTTCAGTTACAATCTTTCCAGGAATTTTTTCAATTGGAAACCACTTCCGACAACCGTTACAAAGAAGGGCTGTTTAAAGTGTTTGCCGAAAACTTTCCTATTTCAGATTCAAGAAACATCTTTGTCCTGGAGTTTCTTGACTACTTTATTGATCCGCCACGTTATGATATACAAGAGTGTATCGAACGCGGATTAACTTACAGCGTACCGTTAAAAGCCAAGCTTCGCCTGTCATGTAATGATGAGGAGCACGAAGACTTTGAAACAATTGTACAGGACGTATACCTGGGTACTATCCCATACATGACGCCAAAAGGTACATTTGTTATTAATGGTGCTGAGCGTGTAATTGTATCACAGTTACACCGTTCGCCAGGTGTGTTCTTTGGTCAGAGCCGCCATACCAACGGTACAAAATTATACTCTGCCCGTGTTATCCCTTTCAAAGGTTCATGGATTGAGTTTGCTACAGACGTTAACAACGTGATGTACGCTTATATTGACCGTAAAAAGAAATTCCCGGTTACTACGTTACTTCGTGCCATTGGTTATGACTCTGATAAGGATATATTAGAGTTGTTTGAACTGGCCGACGAGGTTAAAGTAAGCAAATCTGGTCTGAAAAAATATATCGGCCGTAAGCTTGCTGCAAGGGTTCTTAAAACCTGGATCGAAGACTTTGTGGATGAAGATACCGGTGAGGTAGTTTCTATCCCTCGTAATGAGATCATCCTTGAGCGTGAAACCTTACTGGAAGACGACCATATTGATATGATCATCGACTCTGGCGTTAAAACTATCATCCTTAATAAGGAAGATGCTTCAACCAGCGGTGATTACACTATTATATACAATACCTTACAGAAAGATACTTCCAACTCTGAGAAGGAAGCGGTTGAGCACATCTACCGCCAGTTACGTAACGCTGAACCACCTGATGAAGAAACAGCACGTGGTATCATCGACCGTTTATTCTTCTCAGATAAAAGATATGACCTGGGTGATGTGGGCCGCTACCGCATCAACCGCAAGCTTAAATTAACTACCTCTGAAGATACAAAGGTGTTAACTAAGCAAGATATCATCGCCATTGTTAAATACTTGATCAAATTAATCAACTCAAAAGCCGAGGTGGATGATATCGATCACTTATCAAACCGTCGTGTACGTACCGTAGGTGAGCAGCTGTATGCTCAGTTTGGTGTAGGTTTAGCACGTATGGCCCGTACCATCCGTGAGCGTATGAACATTCGTGACAACGAGGTGTTCACACCAACCGATCTGATCAACGCGCGTACATTATCATCTGTGATCAACTCGTTCTTCGGAACAAACCAGTTATCACAGTTCATGGACCAAACCAATCCACTGGCAGAGATCACGCACAAGCGTCGTCTGTCAGCCTTAGGCCCCGGCGGTCTGTCGCGTGAGCGTGCAGGTTTCGAGGTTCGTGACGTTCACTACACCCACTACGGTAGGTTGTGTACTATCGAAACTCCGGAAGGCCCGAACATTGGTTTGATCTCTTCACTTTGCGTACACGCCAAGATCAACAACTTAGGCTTTATCGAAACTCCGTACAAACGTGTGGTTGAAGGTAAAGTTATGGTTGACGAGCCGGTTATCTATTTATCTGCCGAAGATGAAGACGGTAAAACCATTGGCCAGGCAAACGCGGTGTATGATGACAAAGGTGAGTTTGAATTGCCACGTGTAAAAGCACGTTTCGAGGGTGACTTCCCGGTTATCGAGCCAGAGCGTCTGGACTTGATGGACATCGCTCCAAATCAGATCACTTCTATCGCGGCTTCGCTGATTCCGTTCCTGGAGCATGATGACGCTAACCGTGCATTGATGGGTTCAAACATGCAACGCCAGGCCGTACCATTGTTACGTCCTGAAGCGCCGATTGTTGGTACCGGTTTGGAAGGCCGTGTGGCAAAAGACTCTCGTACCCTGATCAACGCCGAAGGCGATGGTGTGGTTGAGTATGTTGATGCTAACGAGATCCGTATTAAATATGACCGTAATGAACTTGATCGTTTGATCTCGTTTGAAGGAGATAGCAAAAGCTACCGCTTAACCAAGTTTAAGAAAACCAACCAAAGCACCACCATGAACCTTAAGCCTATTGTTAAAAAAGGCCAAAGGGTTGAAAAAGGTGAGGTACTTTGCGAAGGTTACGCTACCCAAAATGGCGAGCTTGCATTAGGCCGTAACCTTAAAGTAGCGTTCATGCCTTGGCAGGGATATAACTTTGAGGATGCGATTGTAATTTCTGAGCGTGTTGTATCGCAGGATATATTTACTTCAATCCACGTTGAAGAGTTCGAGCTTGAAGTTCGTGACACTAAACGCGGTGAGGAAGAGTTAACACCAGATATCCCTAACGTATCGGAAGAAGCTACCAAAGACCTTGACGAAGACGGTATCATCCGTGTTGGTGCCGAGGTTAAAGAAGGCGACATCCTGATTGGTAAGATCACCCCTAAAGGTGAATCTGATCCTTCTCCGGAAGAAAAACTGTTACGTGCTATCTTCGGTGATAAAGCAGGCGACGTTAAAGATGCTTCATTGAAAACCCCACCGTCAATCGCCGGTGTTGTTATCGATACCAAATTGTTCTCTCGTGCTAAGAAAACTTCAAAAGCTGAAGAAAAAGCACAGTTAGAGAAATTGGATACAAGGCATGAAAAAGCTGTAAAAGATCTGAAAAATACCTTGATCGACAAGTTATTTGAGATCGTTAACGGTAAAACTTCGCAAGGCGTTTACAACGTTTACAAAGAGTTACAGGTTCCTAAAGGTGTTAAATTCACCCAGAAAATATTAGTTGAGCTTAATTACGACAATATTAACCCAACTAAATGGACTACTGATGACGATAAAAACGATCAGATCAAGATCCTTCTTCATAACTTCAACATTAAGTACAATGAAGAGCTGGGTGCTTACCGTCGTGATAAATTCGCTATCAGCGTGGGTGATGAGCTTCCATCAGGTATCGTACAAATGGCTAAAGTTTACATCGCTAAAAAGCGTAAGCTTAAAGTAGGTGATAAAATGGCCGGTCGTCACGGTAACAAAGGTATTGTTGCACGTATTGTACGTGACGAAGATATGCCTTTCCTTGAAGACGGAACACCGGTTGATATCGTGTTGAACCCGCTGGGTGTACCTTCACGTATGAACTTGGGTCAGATCTACGAAACCGTATTAGGCTGGGCCGGTAAAGAGCTTGGTGTTAAATTCGCTACTCCTATCTTCGACGGTGCAAGCCACGAAGAAGTAGAAGAGTGGATCAAGAAAGCCAACTTACCAGAATCAGGCCGTACTTACTTATACAACGGTTTAACAGGTGACCGTTTTGATCAGCAAACTACTGTAGGTATTATCTACATGCTGAAATTAGGTCACATGGTTGATGATAAGATGCACGCCCGTTCAATCGGACCGTACTCGTTGATCACTCAACAGCCATTGGGTGGTAAAGCACAATTCGGTGGTCAGCGTTTTGGTGAGATGGAGGTTTGGGCACTGGAAGCATTTGGTGCATCAAACATTCTGCAGGAGATATTAACCGTTAAATCGGATGATGTTATCGGCCGTGCCAAAACATATGAGGCTATTGTTAAAGGTGAAAACCTGCCAACGCCATCAGTTCCTGAATCATTCAACGTATTGGTTCACGAGTTACGCGGCTTAGGTTTGGATATCACATTAGAATAA
- the rplA gene encoding 50S ribosomal protein L1 produces MARLTKNQKVALSKIEANKSYTLEAASALVKELTLTKFDSSVDIDVRLGVDPRKANQMVRGIATLPHGTGKTVRVLVLCTPDKEQEAKDAGADYVGLDDYIAKIEGGWTDVDIIITMPSVMAKVGRLGRILGPRNLMPNPKSGTVTPEVGKAVTEVKGGKIDFKVDKTGIIHTSIGKASFSADKIYENALEVLQTISKLKPSAAKGTYFKSIHISSTMSPGITVETKSVAGI; encoded by the coding sequence GTGGCAAGATTAACAAAAAATCAAAAAGTGGCACTCTCCAAAATTGAGGCAAACAAATCGTACACATTAGAAGCTGCATCAGCTTTGGTAAAGGAATTAACCTTAACTAAATTTGATTCATCAGTTGATATAGACGTTCGTTTAGGTGTTGACCCGCGTAAAGCCAATCAAATGGTGCGTGGTATTGCAACATTGCCTCATGGAACCGGTAAAACTGTACGTGTATTAGTACTTTGTACTCCTGATAAGGAGCAAGAAGCTAAAGACGCTGGTGCAGATTACGTAGGTTTGGATGATTATATTGCCAAGATTGAAGGCGGATGGACTGATGTTGATATTATCATCACTATGCCAAGTGTTATGGCTAAAGTTGGTCGTTTGGGTCGTATTTTGGGCCCGCGTAACTTAATGCCAAACCCTAAATCAGGTACAGTTACCCCAGAAGTTGGTAAAGCTGTAACTGAGGTAAAAGGTGGTAAAATCGATTTCAAGGTTGACAAAACCGGTATCATCCACACCTCAATAGGAAAAGCATCTTTCTCTGCAGATAAAATTTATGAGAATGCATTAGAAGTATTGCAAACAATCTCTAAATTAAAACCTTCTGCAGCAAAAGGAACATATTTCAAGAGTATTCACATCTCTTCAACTATGTCGCCAGGAATTACAGTTGAAACTAAATCAGTAGCGGGGATCTAA
- the rpoC gene encoding DNA-directed RNA polymerase subunit beta' yields MSYKKDNKIKSNFTTITISLASPESILERSSGEVLKPETINYRTYKPERDGLFCERIFGPVKDYECHCGKYKRIRYKGIVCDRCGVEVTEKKVRRERMGHINLVVPVAHIWYFRSLPNKIGYLLGLPTKRLDLIIYYERYVVIQPGIKEADGINKMDFLTEEEYLDVLDTLPKENQYLDDKDPQKFVAKMGAEALEELLKRLDLDELSFSLRHQAANETSQQRKNEALKRLQVVEAFRDAKTRIENNPEWMIVKIVPVIPPELRPLVPLEGGRFATSDLNDLYRRVIIRNNRLKRLIEIKAPEVILRNEKRMLQEAVDSLFDNSRKVNAVKTEGNRALKSLSDILKGKQGRFRQNLLGKRVDYSARSVIVVGPNLKLHECGLPKDMAAELFKPFIIRKMIERGVVKTVKSAKKIVDRKDPLVWDILENVLKGHPVLLNRAPTLHRLGIQSFQPKLVEGKAIQLHPLTCTAFNADFDGDQMAVHVPLGNAAILEAQILMLASHNILNPANGTPITVPSQDMVLGLYYITKGRKTDETRVVKGQGLTFYSAEEVIIAYNEKKLDLHAFIKVKALVKERDGKIVNKIIDTTVGRVLFNQHVPVEVGYINELLTKKSLRDIIGEVVKITGMARAAQFLDDIKELGFKMAFQGGLSFNLKDINIPAEKVTLIDTASKQVDEVMNNYNMGFITNNERYNQIIDIWTRINNRLTANVMDILSNDNQGFNSVYMMLDSGARGSKEQIRQLAGMRGLMAKPQKSGSGGEIIENPILSNFKEGLSVLEYFISTHGARKGLADTALKTADAGYLTRRLHDVAQDMIVGEVDCGTLRGIYTTALKDNEDIVEPLYDRILGRTTLHDVHDPITNELLAVAGQDITEEVAKKIENSPLEGIEIRSVLTCESKRGVCALCYGRNLASGKRVQKGEAVGVIAAQSIGEPGTQLTLRTFHVGGTASNIAAESQINAKFDGIIEFENVRTVTYETAEDGAVDVVLGRSGEFRIIEAGSNKVIVTNNIPYGSYLYVKDGSKITKGDRICSWDPYNAVIISEFAGIAQFDAVLEGITFREESDEQTGHREKVIIDTRDKTKNPAIQIADNKGNIIKGYNIPVGAHIAVDEGDRLQTGQVIAKIPRSTGKTRDITGGLPRVTELFEARNPSNPAVVTEIDGVVTLGGVKRGNREITIESKDGQVKKYLVPLSKHILVQDNDFVKAGMPLSDGSISPSDILAIKGPAAVQEYLVNGIQEVYRLQGVKINDKHFEVIVHQMMQKVSIEDAGDTRFLEREAVDGWDFMTENDEIYDKKVVTDPGDSTTLKSGQIVSLRRLRDENSVLKRRDLKLVEVRDAIPATSSPILQGITRASLGTKSFISAASFQETTKVLNEAAIAGKKDNMLGLKENVIVGHLIPSGTGLREYENIRVGSQEEFDRLMASKAEELEA; encoded by the coding sequence ATGTCTTACAAAAAGGATAATAAAATCAAAAGTAACTTTACCACCATTACCATCAGTTTAGCCTCTCCTGAGTCTATCCTTGAGCGTTCAAGCGGTGAAGTTTTAAAGCCGGAAACCATTAACTACCGTACTTACAAACCTGAGCGTGATGGTTTGTTCTGCGAGCGTATTTTTGGTCCGGTTAAGGATTATGAGTGCCATTGCGGTAAATACAAACGTATCCGTTACAAAGGTATCGTGTGCGACCGTTGCGGTGTTGAAGTAACCGAAAAGAAAGTACGTCGTGAGCGTATGGGCCACATCAACCTGGTGGTGCCTGTTGCGCACATCTGGTACTTCCGCTCATTACCAAACAAAATAGGTTATTTATTAGGCCTGCCTACAAAAAGGCTTGACCTTATCATATACTACGAGCGTTACGTAGTTATACAGCCAGGTATTAAAGAAGCAGACGGAATCAACAAAATGGATTTCCTTACTGAAGAAGAATACCTTGACGTATTAGATACCCTTCCAAAAGAAAACCAGTACCTTGACGACAAAGATCCTCAGAAATTTGTTGCCAAAATGGGTGCCGAGGCCTTGGAAGAATTATTAAAACGCCTTGACCTTGATGAATTATCATTCAGCCTGCGTCACCAGGCAGCTAACGAAACTTCTCAGCAACGTAAAAACGAAGCTTTAAAACGTTTGCAGGTTGTTGAAGCTTTCCGTGATGCTAAAACCAGGATCGAGAATAACCCTGAGTGGATGATCGTTAAGATCGTTCCGGTTATCCCACCTGAACTGCGTCCGTTGGTACCATTGGAAGGTGGCCGTTTTGCTACTTCAGATTTGAATGACCTTTACCGTCGTGTAATTATCCGTAACAACCGTTTAAAACGTTTGATCGAGATCAAAGCACCAGAGGTGATTTTACGTAACGAGAAACGTATGTTGCAGGAAGCTGTGGATTCGTTATTCGATAACTCACGTAAAGTTAACGCGGTAAAAACTGAAGGTAACCGTGCTTTGAAATCACTTTCAGATATCCTGAAAGGTAAACAAGGCCGTTTCCGTCAAAACTTATTAGGTAAACGTGTGGATTACTCTGCGCGTTCGGTAATTGTTGTAGGTCCTAACCTTAAATTACACGAGTGCGGTTTACCAAAAGATATGGCAGCCGAGTTGTTTAAACCATTTATCATCCGCAAAATGATTGAGCGTGGTGTGGTTAAAACAGTAAAATCTGCCAAAAAGATAGTTGACCGTAAAGACCCATTAGTTTGGGATATTTTGGAAAACGTGTTGAAAGGACACCCTGTATTACTAAACCGTGCGCCTACGCTGCACAGGTTGGGTATCCAGTCGTTCCAGCCAAAACTGGTTGAAGGTAAAGCGATCCAATTGCACCCATTAACCTGTACAGCATTCAACGCGGATTTTGACGGTGACCAGATGGCCGTTCACGTACCACTTGGTAACGCGGCAATTTTGGAAGCCCAGATCCTGATGCTTGCTTCGCACAACATCCTTAACCCTGCCAACGGTACACCTATTACTGTACCATCTCAGGACATGGTGCTTGGTTTGTACTACATAACCAAAGGCCGTAAAACCGACGAAACACGCGTGGTTAAAGGACAAGGCTTAACTTTTTACTCTGCAGAGGAAGTAATTATCGCTTATAACGAGAAAAAACTTGACCTGCATGCATTTATCAAGGTTAAAGCTTTGGTTAAAGAGCGCGATGGCAAAATCGTAAATAAAATTATTGATACTACTGTAGGCCGCGTGTTGTTTAACCAGCATGTACCTGTAGAAGTAGGTTATATCAATGAGCTGCTTACCAAAAAATCACTTCGTGATATCATTGGTGAGGTAGTGAAAATCACCGGTATGGCACGTGCCGCCCAGTTCCTTGATGATATTAAGGAGTTAGGCTTTAAAATGGCATTCCAGGGTGGTTTATCATTTAACCTGAAGGATATCAATATCCCTGCAGAAAAAGTAACCCTGATTGATACAGCTTCTAAGCAAGTTGATGAGGTAATGAACAACTATAACATGGGTTTCATTACCAACAACGAGCGTTACAACCAGATCATCGATATCTGGACACGTATCAACAACCGCTTAACTGCTAACGTAATGGACATCCTGAGCAACGATAACCAGGGCTTCAACTCTGTTTACATGATGCTTGACTCAGGTGCCCGTGGTTCTAAAGAGCAGATCCGTCAGCTTGCAGGTATGCGTGGTTTGATGGCGAAACCTCAGAAATCAGGTTCAGGTGGCGAGATTATCGAAAACCCGATCCTTTCAAACTTTAAAGAAGGTTTGTCGGTATTGGAGTACTTTATCTCAACCCACGGTGCTCGTAAAGGTTTGGCGGATACGGCGTTAAAAACAGCGGATGCTGGTTACTTAACACGTAGGTTGCATGACGTTGCCCAGGACATGATTGTTGGTGAGGTTGATTGCGGTACTTTAAGAGGTATCTACACAACTGCACTGAAAGATAACGAGGATATTGTTGAGCCATTATATGACCGTATTTTAGGTCGTACTACGCTTCATGATGTTCATGACCCTATCACTAACGAACTGTTAGCAGTAGCCGGTCAGGACATTACCGAAGAGGTTGCCAAAAAGATCGAGAATTCTCCGTTAGAAGGTATCGAGATCCGTTCGGTATTAACCTGCGAAAGCAAACGTGGCGTATGCGCATTGTGCTACGGCCGTAACCTTGCAAGCGGTAAACGTGTGCAAAAAGGCGAGGCTGTTGGTGTAATCGCAGCACAGTCAATCGGTGAGCCGGGTACACAGTTAACACTTCGTACATTCCACGTGGGTGGTACCGCGTCAAACATCGCGGCTGAATCTCAGATCAACGCTAAGTTTGATGGTATCATCGAGTTTGAGAACGTACGTACTGTAACTTATGAAACTGCTGAAGATGGTGCTGTTGATGTGGTATTAGGCCGTTCGGGCGAGTTCCGTATCATCGAAGCCGGAAGCAATAAAGTAATTGTTACCAACAACATTCCATACGGTTCATACCTGTATGTGAAAGATGGTAGCAAGATCACCAAAGGCGACCGTATCTGTTCATGGGATCCGTACAACGCGGTAATTATCTCTGAGTTTGCAGGTATTGCCCAGTTTGATGCTGTATTGGAAGGTATCACTTTCCGTGAAGAATCTGACGAGCAAACAGGCCACCGCGAAAAAGTGATCATCGATACCAGGGATAAAACAAAAAACCCTGCTATCCAGATTGCCGATAATAAAGGGAACATCATTAAAGGATATAATATCCCGGTAGGCGCCCACATCGCTGTTGATGAAGGCGACAGGCTGCAAACAGGTCAGGTTATTGCTAAAATTCCTCGTTCAACCGGTAAAACGCGAGATATTACAGGTGGTTTACCACGTGTAACCGAGTTATTTGAAGCACGTAACCCTTCAAACCCTGCTGTAGTAACTGAAATTGACGGTGTGGTAACTTTAGGTGGTGTTAAACGTGGTAACCGCGAAATTACAATCGAATCAAAAGACGGCCAGGTTAAAAAATACCTTGTACCACTTTCAAAACACATCCTTGTACAGGATAATGACTTTGTTAAAGCTGGTATGCCATTGTCAGATGGTTCAATTTCACCTTCAGACATCCTTGCTATTAAAGGACCTGCGGCGGTACAGGAATACCTTGTTAACGGTATCCAGGAAGTTTACCGCTTACAGGGTGTGAAAATTAACGATAAACACTTTGAAGTTATCGTTCACCAGATGATGCAGAAAGTATCTATCGAAGATGCGGGCGATACCCGTTTCTTAGAGCGTGAAGCTGTTGACGGATGGGATTTCATGACCGAGAATGATGAAATTTACGACAAGAAAGTTGTTACTGATCCGGGTGATTCAACTACGTTGAAATCTGGCCAGATAGTTTCATTACGTCGTTTACGCGATGAAAACTCGGTATTGAAACGCCGCGACCTTAAACTGGTTGAAGTGCGTGACGCCATCCCAGCAACATCGAGCCCGATATTGCAAGGTATCACCAGGGCGTCGTTAGGCACCAAGTCGTTTATCTCGGCAGCATCGTTCCAGGAAACTACCAAAGTACTGAACGAAGCAGCTATCGCAGGTAAAAAAGACAACATGCTTGGCCTGAAAGAAAACGTTATCGTAGGTCACTTAATACCTTCAGGTACCGGTTTACGCGAATACGAAAATATCCGTGTAGGTTCACAAGAGGAGTTTGACCGCCTGATGGCTTCAAAAGCAGAAGAGTTGGAAGCTTAA
- the rplL gene encoding 50S ribosomal protein L7/L12, which produces MADLKAFAEQLVNLTVKEVNELAQILKDEYGIEPAAAAVAVAAPAADGGDAAPAAAEQTAFDVILKEAGGAKLAVVKLVKDLTGLGLKEAKDLVDGAPKELKTGVTKEEAESLKKQLEEAGAVVEVK; this is translated from the coding sequence ATGGCGGATTTAAAAGCGTTTGCTGAACAGTTGGTAAACTTAACAGTAAAAGAAGTAAACGAATTAGCTCAAATATTAAAAGACGAGTATGGTATTGAGCCTGCTGCTGCTGCTGTAGCAGTTGCTGCTCCTGCTGCTGACGGTGGCGACGCTGCTCCAGCTGCTGCTGAGCAAACTGCATTTGACGTTATCCTGAAAGAAGCTGGTGGCGCTAAATTAGCAGTTGTTAAATTAGTAAAAGACTTAACTGGCCTTGGTTTGAAAGAAGCTAAAGATCTTGTTGACGGTGCACCAAAAGAACTTAAAACTGGTGTAACTAAAGAAGAAGCTGAATCTTTGAAAAAACAATTAGAAGAAGCCGGAGCAGTAGTTGAGGTTAAGTAA